The genomic region AGCTCTTCCTTGCGCTCCCTGAGCGCGCGAACGCGCTCGAGCTTGAACGTGAAGGGACGGTCCACGGCCCGGTTGATCGACGGTCCCTCAGGCTCCTGAACCTGAGTTGGACGCCTGTTCGAAGGCGCCGGGAGTGGCGACGATCCGCTCGAGGCGGATCGCCCACTCGCCATCCACGAGAAGCAGCTTGCCCTTGGCGAACGGCATGCCGTTAACGAGCACGTCGAGCTCCTCGTCGGGCTCCTTGTCGAGGTCCACGATGGCTCCCGTGCCGAGCGCGACGGTCTGCGCGAGCGGCAGCCGGGCACGCCCGAGCTCCGCCCACAGGCGCACGTTCACATCGAGCAGGTGGGCGGCAAGCTCGTCCGAGGGATCCGGCGTGTCGTCCTCGGGCTCGGGCGCCGGGGTCGCAGGTGGCGGGGTCACAGGTGCAGGGGCGGCGGCCGCCTCATCGGCAGGTGCCTCGTCCTTCATGAGATCCGCGTAGCGAGCCCGCATCTCCTCGGGCGAAGGAAGCGAGTCATCCTCAGCAGGAGCAGCCTCGGGCTCAGCCTCTCCGGCCTCCGGCCTCTGGCCTCCGTCCTCCTCCATGAGGTCCGCATAGCGAGCCCGCATCTCCTCAGCGGTGGGCAAATTCCCTTCTTCGCTCACGACACACCTCCCCACGGCTGGCGGATCTGCACCGCGCGAGCGTTTCCGTTGCGGCCGGGATCGCCGATGTGGGCAGCAACGTCACCGGCGTAGAGCACCACGCCCTTCGACGCCGGCCGCCGCAGGCGCACAACGTCACCCGCGCGCATGGCGAGCACCTCGGACAGGGGCAGCTCGACCGCGCCGACCTCGGCGCGAAGGTTCATCTCCACGTTGCCGACGGCGTCACGCATGTCGGCCGAGCTGTGGTCGTCGATCTGCGGCGCCCCGTAGTGCCCCTGCTCCAGCTTCGACATGATCCGCTCCACCGCGCTGTGCGGGATCACAAGCGTCATGATCGACATCAGCCCGTCGATCATCGCCGACAGGTTGAGGAGCAGCGTGGGCTCGCTCGGGGACACGATCTGCACCGTCATCGGCGAGATCGCGTGGCCGTCGAGCCTGAGGCTCACGTCGGCGAGGTCGTGCCAGGTGGACGACAGCGCGTTCACAAGGCTCGTGACCGCTCGGTGCGCGACGGTGAGCTCCACGTCGGTGAGCGAGGTGGGCTGCCCGGCCGGAGCGCCGTGGCCGCCGAGCAGGCGCGCCACGAGTGCGAGCGCGAACGGCAGGTCCATGATCAGCGCCACCTCGGTGTCGAGCGGCTCGATCCGCAGCAGGTTCACGAGCGCCTGGCGCGGCACCTCCTCGGCCATCACCACGCCGTACGGAAGCTGGTCGGTATTGAGCACGCCGAGCTGGAGCTCCGCCCGGAGCTCGGCCGACATGCGGCTCGACGCCGACTGGCAGAAGTTCTCGTGCGCGACCTCGATCCTGCGGACCTGCTCGCGGTTGAACTTCGACGGCCGGCGGAAGTCGATCTCGCGTACGCGCGGGTGTCGGGTGGGAGTCATCCGTTCTCGTTAGTCGGCAGCTAGACCGCCAGATGGAGGGGCGGGATGGCGCTTGGGCCCGGTGCGATTGCCGCGGGCTGGGCGGGTTCCTCGAACTGGGGGTCGGAGGCTGGAGGCCGGAGGTCGGAGGCTTCGCCCAGTTGCATCAGCAACGCGTCTGCCTCTTCTGCCGTGCTCGTCTCGGTCACGGCCTGGCGCAGGAAGGAGTTGATCGGGTCGCGCTTGGCGATCGCGACGTCGGTCACCGGGTCGGCCCCATGCTGGTATGCGCCGATGGCGATCAGGTCCTCCTTCTCCTTGTAGGCGGCCATCAGCCGGCGCACGTTCTGCCCGGCGGCGCGCACCTCCGGGCTAACCACCTCTCCCACGAGTCGGGACACGCTCGAGAGCACGTCGATCGCGGGGTAGTGGTTGGCGTGAGCCAGATCGCGCGAGAGCACGATGTGGCCGTCGAGGATCGAGCGCACGGCGTCCGCGATCGGCTCGTTCATGTCGTCGCCGTCCACCAGCACGGTGTAGAGACCGGTGATCGAGCCGTTGCGGTTGTTGCCCGAGCGCTCGAGAAGCTTGGGAAGCAGGGCGAAGACGCTCGGCGTGTAGCCGCGGGTGGCCGGCGGCTCGCCGATCGCGAGGCCCACCTCGCGCTGCGCCATCGCGAAGCGCGTGACGGAGTCCATCATCAGCATCACGTTGGCGCCGCGGTCGCGGAAGTACTCGGCGATGGTGGTGGCGGTGAAAGCTGCCTTGATGCGCACGAGCGCGGGCTGGTCGGAGGTTGCGACCACCACCACGCTGCGGGTGAGGCCGGAGCCGAGATCGCGGTCGATGAACTCGCGCACCTCGCGGCCTCGCTCGCCCACCAGGCAGATCACGTTCACGTCCGCCGACGTGGAGCGCGCGATCATGCCGAGCAGCGAGGACTTGCCCACGCCCGAGCCGGCGAAGATGCCGAGCCGCTGCCCGCGCCCGCAGGGCACGAGCGCGTCGAGCGCGCGAACGCCGAGCGACACGCGTTCCTTGATGGGCGGGCGCTCCATCGGATCCGGTGCCTGCGCGATGGTGGACACAGGACGCCCGACCGGCGCCTCCCCGCGGTCGTCGAGCGGGCGCCCGAGACCGTCGAGCACGCGCCCGAGCAGCTCGTCGTCCACGTTCACGCGGAACTGCTTGCCGGTGGGAGTGACGGCGCGCCCAGGGCCGATCCCGTGCATCTCGCCGAGCGGCATCAGAAGCGTGCGCGAGTCGCGGAAGCCCACCACCTCGGCGGGCACCGAGGCACGGTTGCGGCCTGTCTCGACCTCGCACACCTCCCCCACCTCGGCCTCCAGGCCGGTGGCCTCGATGATGAGGCCGATCAGGTTGATCACGCGGCCGCGGCGGGCGTGAAGGTCATCCCACTTGAGAGCCTCGAAGACGCCCGCCAGAGGGGCAGCCGCCTGGGTCATCGCTGAAGTTCCGCCTCGAGCACCTCGCGCGCGCGCTCGAGCTTCGTCTCGATGGTGGCGTCCACCTCGCCGGCCAGGCTGCGCACCAGCGCACCGCCGCGTGCCACGCGGCGGTCCTCCTGGACCTCGAGGCTCTCGATCCCGCCGAGCGTGGCCGCGAGCGGCTCCACCGCCTCGCGCACGAGCTCGAGGTCGAGCGTGTTCACCTGCACCACCACACGCTCACGGTCCACCAGGCAGCGCAGCGCGCCGCGGACCACGTCGACCACGCGCTCCGGCTGCACGTCGAGCGTGCCCGCGATCACCTTCTCGGCGAGGCGCAGGGACAGCTCGACGGCACGGGCCTCCACGATGTCGGCGGCCTCGCCGCGCAGCCGATCGGCCTCGGCGAGAGCCTCGCCAAGTGCGGCTGTGGCGGGAGCGAGCTCCTCGCGCGCGGCGGCCATGCCGGCCTGGAAACCCTCCTCATAGCCCTGCTGGCGTGCGGCGTGCCGGATGTCGTCGGCCTCGGCACGCGCCGCGGCGAGAAAATCCTCGGCGGCCGCGTGCGGATCCACGCTCGCCGCGAGCCGCGCACCCGCGGGCTCGGGTGGAAGCTGATCGAAGGAGAAGGCGCCCGGCGGCGCCTCGGCCACGCTAGACAAGCTCCTCGGCCTCCTCCTCGTCGCCGCCGCCGCGGGCGATCACGATCGCGCCGGCGTCCTCGAGGCGGCGGATCGTGGCGACGATCCGGCCCTGCGCCTCCTCCACCACCGAGCGGCGCTGCGGCGGCTGATACTCCATCTCCTCGATGAGCATCTCGGCGCCGCGCTGGGACATGTTGCCGAGGATCTTCTGCTTGACCTCCTCGGACACGCCGCGGAGCGCCATGGCGAGATCCTTCTGGTCGACGTCCTTCAGCACGAGCTGCACGCTGCGGTCGTCGAGCTTGAGGATGTCCTCGAAGACGAAGAGGAGCATGCGGATCTCCTCAGCGAGCTGCGCGTCCTTCTGCGCGAGCGTCTTGATCACATTGCGCTCGGTGGCGCGGTCGGCCGAGTTGAGGATGTCGGCGAGGCCCTTCACGCCGCCCGACGCCGAGTAGTCCTCTGACTTCACGAGTGCGAGCTTCTGCCGCATCACGGCCTCGACGTCCTTGATCACGTCCGGGTTGGTCTCGCTCATCCCGGCGATCCTCATCGCCACCTCCGCCTGCGTCTCCGCGGAGAGCTGCGCGAGCACCTGCGCGCCGATGCTGGTGTGCATGTTGGCGAGCACGAGCGCGAGGGTCTGGGTGGACTCGCCGGCGAGGAACGCCTGGATCTGCTCGGGCGGGGTGCGCCGCAGGAACTCGAACGGCCGCACCTCGATGATCGCCGAGAGGCGCCCGATGATGTCCTTGGCGCGGTCCTCGCCAACCGAGTTCTCGAGCACCTCGCGCGCGAAGTCGAGCCCGCCCTGAGCGATGTACTCCGCGGCCATCAGCTGCTCGGACGCCTCCTCGAACACCGACTCCACCGCCTCGGGCTGGACGGCGTCGAGCTTCGACATCTCGAGCGAGAGATGTTCGATCTCGGTTTCGCGCAGGTGCTTGAACACCGCGGAGGCGCGCGCCGCGCCGAGCGACACGAGCAGCACCGCTGCCTTCTGGCGGCCGTTGAGCTTGCCCGGCGCGAGCGCCTTGCTTGGAGTGGTCTCGAGAGCCTGGGACACGCCTACGCCTCGTTCATCCAGATGCGGACCTGCTGGGCCACGCGATCGGGTGCGCGGTCGGCGACCTCCTCGACACCCTTCTTGGTGGCCGACTCGGCGGGCAACGGGATCTCATTCGCCGTGCTCGCCTCGAGCTCCGCGAGCGAGGTGGGAGCCTCGATCTCGTTGAGCCACGTGGGCTTGCGCATGAGCGTCTCGTCCTCGCGCTTCTTGAGGTGGCGCGTCATGAAGAACAGGAAGCCGAGGAGCGCGATGCCGAGCAGCACGTACTTGGCGTAGCCGATCGGGTTGAGCGGAGTCTTCGGCGTGGTGGGCAGCGGCTGCTTGGCGAACGCCACCTGGCTCACCGTGATCGTGTCGCCGCGCTTGGGATTGATCCCGGCGGCGGCGCCGAGCGCCGACTGGAGCTGCGCGACCGTGGCCGGCGGCACCGACTTGTCCACCAGCACCGCCACGCCGAGCTTGTTCACGGTGCCCGGAGCGACCTTGGTGTGCGACACCGTCTTCGACACGCCGAACGTGTCGTCCTGGACCTTGTTGTTGTAGTTGTTGTTGCCACCGCCGGCGCTGCCCGTGGCATAGCTCGGAATGTTCGAGCCGGTGCCCGAGGTGCCGCCGGCGCCGCCCGAGCCCTTCAGCGTCTCGTTCTGCTTGTGTGAGGTGAGCGGCACGCCCTTCTTCGCGTACACGAGGGCGTCCTTGCTCGTCTCGTCCACGTTCAGGTCAGCATTCACCTGCACGGTGGCCTTGCCCATGCCCACCGCCTGGTTGAGCATCGCCTGAAGCTGGGCGCCGAGCTGCTGGTCGTAGCGGTTCTGGGCGGCCTCCTTGAGACTCGCGCTCGGCCCGCTGCCGAGGCTGTCGGACGTCGGCCAGAGCAGCTGGCCGCTGCTGTCCGTGATCGACACGTTCTGGAGCGACAGGCCCTGCACGCCGCCGGACACGAGCTGCGCGATGCCGCGCACCGCGTTCGGGTCGAGCGCATTGCCGCCAGTGTTCAGGAGCACCGATGCCTTGGCGGTCGAGTTCTGGTCGCTGAAGAGCTGCTCCTGCGGGAGCACGAGGTTCACCTGCGCGCCGGACACGCCCTGCACCTGCCCGATCGTCTGGGACAGCTCGCCCTCGAGCGCCCGCTGGTAGGTCACCTGCTGCTGAAGGTTGCTGGCGCCGAGCTTCTGCTTGTCGAACAGCTCGAAGCCGGCCTGGCCGCTCTGCGGGAGCCCCTGCTCGGCGAGGGCGACGCGCGCCTGCGCGGTCTGCCCGGAGTCCACGGCGATGCCGGTGCCGTTGTTCACGAGCTTCCACTTCACGCCCTTCGAATCGAGGGCCGCGGTCATCTTGCCGGTCTGCGCGGGATCGATGCCCGTGGCGATCGTCGAGTAGCTCGGCGAGCTCGCCATCTTCATCAACAGGACGGCCACGAGCAGGACGCCGATAGCCGCCGCCGCCATGCCGATCTTGCCCTTGGTGCTCGTGTTCTGGAGGAGAGTTCCCATTTACCTAGACCTGTGTATGGAAGATGTCCGTTTCGGCCTCGATGGCCTTGGTGCGAATCTGCGAGGCCAGCTGCATCGCGAGCCGCGCCCGCTCCACAGACATGACCACCGACGACGGGTCGCTCGCCGTGCCGGAGGCAAGCGAGCCGGCCGCCTGCGCGGCCTGGTCCTGCGAGTTCGAGAGTCCCTGGATCGCCTGCGACAGCGCGCCGCCGAAGTTCGAGCCGCCCTGCGGCTGACCCGGCGTCGCGGTGGGCGACTGGATCTGCCACTCCGGGCCCTTCGCCAGCAAGCTCGGGTTGATCGGGATGGCCATCAGCGGAGCAGGTCGAGGGTCTTCGTGTACATGGACTTGGCCGTCTGCATCGCGGTCACGTTCGCCTCGTAAGAGCGCGACTCGGTGATGAGGTCCGTCATCTCGCTGACGGGCTCGACGTTCGGCATGCGGACGTAGCCCTGCGCGTTCGCGTCCGGGTGGCCCGGGTCGTAGACGAGCTGGCCCTGCGTCTGGTCCTGCACGATGCCGGCCACCTGCACGCCGCCGGGGGTGGACGACGAGCCGCCGCCCATGATGCCCGCGAGGGTGGCGCCGAAGCTCGAGCCGGCGCCCCCGACCTCCTGCAGCACGACCTCCTTGCGCTGGTACGGCTGGCCGTTCGCGCCGCGGGTGGTCTGAGCGTTGGCGAGGTTCTCGGACGTGACGTCCATCCGCAGGCGCTCGGCGCTGAGCGCGCTGCCCGAGATGTCGAGAGCGTCGAAGAGGCCCATCAGGCACCGCCGCCGATCGCGCTTTGAAGAATGTCGAGGCGCCCCTTGGCCACCGACACGAGCGACTCGTAGTCGAGGCCGTTCTCCGCGAGCTTCGACGACTCCGTGTCGATGTCCACGCTGTTGCCGTCCGGCTGCATGGGCGCGGACGCGTCGGTCTGGACGGAGAACTGGAGCGAGTCGGGGTTCTGCCCGCTCGCCATGGCCGCGCGCAGCGAGGACTCGAAGTCCACGTCCTTGCGCTGGTAGCCGGGCGTGTTCGCGTTCGCGATGTTCTGAGCGAGCGCCGTCTGGCGAAGGCCCGCGCCGCGGATGGCCGCCTGAAGGCTGAGATCGGTGGTGTCGAACAGATTCATGGATGCGCCTTTCGATCGTCCATCCATGGATCGAGCCCGGCTTCCCGGTCCCTGGGAGCCAGACGGGATAGTCGGCACCCCCGGCGCGAGCTTTAGGACCCCGATCGCGGCCGGCAGCGCGGGCGCTTACAGCAGCAATAAGCGGCGGCCCCAAGCGAACTGGCAGATTCTGCCGTCGGAAACCGGCGGCAGAATCTGCCACGCCGCCGAATTCGGCAGTTATTGCTGCCGTAAGCGGTGGTCGACCGCTAACCAGCCGAGTCGACCAGCTTGCGCCGGTCCAAACCCGGCGGCGCGTAACCCGCCGCGGCCCGCCGCCCGCGATCCGCACGCGAGATGCCCTCGCGCGCAAGCGCCAAGGCCCGCGTCAGCTCCAGTGACACCTTCTGCTGCAGCTCCGCCGCTCGCTCGAGCGCCCCGCGGGCTGTCTCCGGCGCCAGCGGCGGCAGGCTCTCAATCAGCCGCTCGCGCTCCTCGCCGAGCTGCGCCAGCTCCTCCCAGCGCTGCCCCTGCACGAGCTCCAGTTCGAGCTCGCCGAGCTCGAGGATGCGCTCGTACGGGTCGGCTACGCCCCGGCGATCTGACGCCACGCGTCGCCCACCGTGTCGAGGATCTTGGCTGCCTCGTCGATCATGTCCGGGTCGCGCTGGAGGCGCGCCTGCATGAGGTGGCGCTTGCTGAAATTGTAGATCGCGCGCAGACGCTCGGCCACCTGGCCCTGCGACATGTCGAGCGTGGTGTTCAGC from Thermoleophilaceae bacterium harbors:
- a CDS encoding FliH/SctL family protein; this encodes MAEAPPGAFSFDQLPPEPAGARLAASVDPHAAAEDFLAAARAEADDIRHAARQQGYEEGFQAGMAAAREELAPATAALGEALAEADRLRGEAADIVEARAVELSLRLAEKVIAGTLDVQPERVVDVVRGALRCLVDRERVVVQVNTLDLELVREAVEPLAATLGGIESLEVQEDRRVARGGALVRSLAGEVDATIETKLERAREVLEAELQR
- the fliF gene encoding flagellar basal-body MS-ring/collar protein FliF; protein product: MGTLLQNTSTKGKIGMAAAAIGVLLVAVLLMKMASSPSYSTIATGIDPAQTGKMTAALDSKGVKWKLVNNGTGIAVDSGQTAQARVALAEQGLPQSGQAGFELFDKQKLGASNLQQQVTYQRALEGELSQTIGQVQGVSGAQVNLVLPQEQLFSDQNSTAKASVLLNTGGNALDPNAVRGIAQLVSGGVQGLSLQNVSITDSSGQLLWPTSDSLGSGPSASLKEAAQNRYDQQLGAQLQAMLNQAVGMGKATVQVNADLNVDETSKDALVYAKKGVPLTSHKQNETLKGSGGAGGTSGTGSNIPSYATGSAGGGNNNYNNKVQDDTFGVSKTVSHTKVAPGTVNKLGVAVLVDKSVPPATVAQLQSALGAAAGINPKRGDTITVSQVAFAKQPLPTTPKTPLNPIGYAKYVLLGIALLGFLFFMTRHLKKREDETLMRKPTWLNEIEAPTSLAELEASTANEIPLPAESATKKGVEEVADRAPDRVAQQVRIWMNEA
- the flgB gene encoding flagellar basal body rod protein FlgB → MNLFDTTDLSLQAAIRGAGLRQTALAQNIANANTPGYQRKDVDFESSLRAAMASGQNPDSLQFSVQTDASAPMQPDGNSVDIDTESSKLAENGLDYESLVSVAKGRLDILQSAIGGGA
- a CDS encoding FliM/FliN family flagellar motor switch protein; protein product: MTPTRHPRVREIDFRRPSKFNREQVRRIEVAHENFCQSASSRMSAELRAELQLGVLNTDQLPYGVVMAEEVPRQALVNLLRIEPLDTEVALIMDLPFALALVARLLGGHGAPAGQPTSLTDVELTVAHRAVTSLVNALSSTWHDLADVSLRLDGHAISPMTVQIVSPSEPTLLLNLSAMIDGLMSIMTLVIPHSAVERIMSKLEQGHYGAPQIDDHSSADMRDAVGNVEMNLRAEVGAVELPLSEVLAMRAGDVVRLRRPASKGVVLYAGDVAAHIGDPGRNGNARAVQIRQPWGGVS
- a CDS encoding flagellar hook-basal body complex protein FliE, which encodes MAIPINPSLLAKGPEWQIQSPTATPGQPQGGSNFGGALSQAIQGLSNSQDQAAQAAGSLASGTASDPSSVVMSVERARLAMQLASQIRTKAIEAETDIFHTQV
- the flgC gene encoding flagellar basal body rod protein FlgC, with protein sequence MGLFDALDISGSALSAERLRMDVTSENLANAQTTRGANGQPYQRKEVVLQEVGGAGSSFGATLAGIMGGGSSSTPGGVQVAGIVQDQTQGQLVYDPGHPDANAQGYVRMPNVEPVSEMTDLITESRSYEANVTAMQTAKSMYTKTLDLLR
- the fliI gene encoding flagellar protein export ATPase FliI, with amino-acid sequence MTQAAAPLAGVFEALKWDDLHARRGRVINLIGLIIEATGLEAEVGEVCEVETGRNRASVPAEVVGFRDSRTLLMPLGEMHGIGPGRAVTPTGKQFRVNVDDELLGRVLDGLGRPLDDRGEAPVGRPVSTIAQAPDPMERPPIKERVSLGVRALDALVPCGRGQRLGIFAGSGVGKSSLLGMIARSTSADVNVICLVGERGREVREFIDRDLGSGLTRSVVVVATSDQPALVRIKAAFTATTIAEYFRDRGANVMLMMDSVTRFAMAQREVGLAIGEPPATRGYTPSVFALLPKLLERSGNNRNGSITGLYTVLVDGDDMNEPIADAVRSILDGHIVLSRDLAHANHYPAIDVLSSVSRLVGEVVSPEVRAAGQNVRRLMAAYKEKEDLIAIGAYQHGADPVTDVAIAKRDPINSFLRQAVTETSTAEEADALLMQLGEASDLRPPASDPQFEEPAQPAAIAPGPSAIPPLHLAV
- a CDS encoding FliM/FliN family flagellar motor switch protein produces the protein MSEEGNLPTAEEMRARYADLMEEDGGQRPEAGEAEPEAAPAEDDSLPSPEEMRARYADLMKDEAPADEAAAAPAPVTPPPATPAPEPEDDTPDPSDELAAHLLDVNVRLWAELGRARLPLAQTVALGTGAIVDLDKEPDEELDVLVNGMPFAKGKLLLVDGEWAIRLERIVATPGAFEQASNSGSGA
- the fliG gene encoding flagellar motor switch protein FliG gives rise to the protein MSQALETTPSKALAPGKLNGRQKAAVLLVSLGAARASAVFKHLRETEIEHLSLEMSKLDAVQPEAVESVFEEASEQLMAAEYIAQGGLDFAREVLENSVGEDRAKDIIGRLSAIIEVRPFEFLRRTPPEQIQAFLAGESTQTLALVLANMHTSIGAQVLAQLSAETQAEVAMRIAGMSETNPDVIKDVEAVMRQKLALVKSEDYSASGGVKGLADILNSADRATERNVIKTLAQKDAQLAEEIRMLLFVFEDILKLDDRSVQLVLKDVDQKDLAMALRGVSEEVKQKILGNMSQRGAEMLIEEMEYQPPQRRSVVEEAQGRIVATIRRLEDAGAIVIARGGGDEEEAEELV